The Brassica oleracea var. oleracea cultivar TO1000 chromosome C6, BOL, whole genome shotgun sequence genome includes a region encoding these proteins:
- the LOC106298016 gene encoding zinc finger BED domain-containing protein RICESLEEPER 2-like, with protein sequence MDVDIQVEGEECQRTQNRGKAIAVDATSGVSSQSKKVMKVVVPRSGVWKHFTRTKESRDRCICHNCQKIFSCATKSGTSNLQKHLSICKEYQAWLTSQGMNQMEINTDGNLKSSEVAESVFREASNELIVLGELPLSFIESSAWKHFCRKVNLYKPHSRRTATRDIVEMSQVQLKKLIIGFKYVMDHKGQTIATVLLECLAEWGIEKVFCITVDNATAKTSAIRRFHRDFSDVSPEALVLDGNFLHMRLNAFDLRVTTGRMSRGSLPMDIKTRWNSTFLMLSRDLQFRTAFDRMEAEDRLYNDYILEMENGVKRCGPPSLRDWSAVEKLKRFLIIFYNSTLVVSASSTVNSSKCYGEIVTIERNLTTLANSFDPELKVKASEMLQKFLKYWDGIKSVNRMLILDTVFDPRKKMQFAKLCFEKLYEKESLESKVMMKSVGDLLRYMFYNHVF encoded by the exons ATGGACGTTGACATTCAAGTTGAAGGAGAAGAGTGCCAGCGAACTCAAAACCGAGGGAAGGCCATTGCTGTTGATGCAACTTCTGGTGTCTCTTCTCAGTCAAAGAAGGTGATGAAAGTCGTTGTGCCAAGGTCTGGTGTCTGGAAGCATTTCACTCGAACCAAAGAAAGTCGTGACAGATGCATCTGCCACAATTGTCAGAAGATCTTCTCATGCGCTACCAAATCAGGAACATCAAACCTTCAGAAGCATCTGTCCATCTGCAAAGAGTACCAAGCTTGGTTAACCAGTCAAGGTATGAATCAGATGGAGATCAACACTGATGGCAATCTGAAGTCATCAGAAGTTGCAGAGTCTGTTTTCAGAGAGGCATCAAATGAGTTGATTGTGCTAGGAGAACTGCCTCTTTCATTTATTGAAAGCAGTGCTTGGAAACACTTCTGCAGAAAG GTAAACCTCTACAAGCCACACTCGAGAAGGACTGCCACCAGAGACATCGTTGAGAT GTCACAG GTGCAA CTGAAGAAGCTTATCATAGGCTTCAAGTATGTGATGGACCACAAGGGTCAGACCATCGCAACTGTGCTCTTGGAGTGTCTAGCTGAATGGGGCATTGAGAAGGTATTTTGCATTACAGTAGACAATGCAACTGCTAAAACTTCTGCCATTAGGAGATTCCATAGGGATTTTAGTGATGTTTCCCCTGAGGCTTTAGTTCTAGATGGGAATTTCTTGCACATGAG GCTTAATGCATTTGATCTTAGAGTCACAACTGGGAGAATGAGTCGAGGTAGCTTACCTATGGATATTAAGACTAGATGGAATTCAACCTTCCTTATGCTGTCTAGGGATCTTCAGTTTAGAACTGCATTTGATAGGATGGAGGCAGAAGATAGGTTGTATAATGATTATATTTTGGAGATGGAAAATGGGGTTAAGAGGTGTGGACCACCTTCTTTGAGAGACTGGAGTGCTGTTGAGAAGCTCAAGAGGTTTCTGATAATCTTTTACAACAGCACTCTGGTTGTTTCTGCGTCATCGACGGTGAATTCTTCCAAGTGCTACGGTGAGATAGTGACCATAGAAAGAAACCTCACTACACTGGCCAACAGCTTCGATCCTGAGTTGAAGGTGAAAGCGTCGGAGATGTTGCAGAAGTTTCTCAAGTACTGGGATGGTATCAAGAGTGTCAACAGGATGCTGATCTTAGACACGGTTTTCGATCCAAGGAAGAAGATGCAATTTGCAAAGTTGTGCTTTGAGAAGCTCTATGAGAAGGAGAGCTTAGAGTCTAAAGTAATGATGAAATCTGTTGGTGATCTTCTTAGGTATATGTTTTATAATCATGTATTTTAA